GCAGGCCAAGGCGCGGCCGCCGCATTTCATCCTGTTCGGCAATCAGCTCGACGAGCTGCCGACGAGCTATCAGCGCTTTCTCACCAATGGATTGCGCCGCGCCTTCGATCTGCCCGGCACGCCGATCCGCATTTCCGCGCGCTCGGGCGAGAATCCGTTCGACAAGGGGAGGAAGTAGGCCGACGGCTTCATTCGCCGCGCTTCTTTGTCGCGAGAGGAGACTTCGCCGGCGCCTCGACGATCAGCTCGGTCGCCTGATCTCTCCTGAATTGCTCGGGGCGCGTGATGGGGGTCAGCACAGGCCAAAAATCATAGGCGCCCGGCTTCGTCGGATCGGCGGAGCCCCGGTCGCCACGCTCCGAGCGGCCGACTGGCGGCAGGGTGAGCAGCGCGCCGAAAAGGGCGAGCGTCAAATCGAGCTCGCTCAGCAGAATGGCGGAAATGATGCGGGCGTGTCTTCGGAAGAATTGCATGTTCGGTTCGCGCGCTCTCAGCGCCCACTCTCTGAAATGTCGCTTTTGACGAAATGGCTCTGTGCGAGCTGGACGACAACGCCGGCGCCGACGGCGAGGACTGCTCCGTAAATTTCTTCCGGCGAGCCGGAGAGCAGCGTTGCGCCGACCACGACGCAAAACAGGACATAGCCCGGGTTGCGAATGATAGCGCTGAGGGTACGTCCGAGTTTTCGATATGGGGGCGCATCATCGATTATCGAAGCTGCCGTTCCGACGTTCTCCGCGCCGCGTGCGGTTTCGATGCGCGTCGCTATGATCTCCACGAGCCGCGCCGTGTCTATGCCGAGGGGCATAGCGGGCAGGAAAATTTCTTGCGGCAGTCGGCGATCACATCGGGCGATCCAGTTCCAGAAACCGTTGCGCAGAAAGCGTCGCGTCGCGACAGGCGTCAGTCGCAGCGTCCACCATTCGCGTCCGCCATGCTTCGTCCGGGAGATCGATTCGAAGTCCCGCCAGGGCAGGAGCTCGTCGGATACGGAGGGATAGACCAAGCCCTTCGCATCGATGATGAGGGCGGGAGATCGGTCGAGCAGCTTTCCGAACGCCGAGAGCGTCACCCCGCCGCAAAATAGCGCGCCGATCGCCGCCAGCGTCATGACGACGAGACCGAATCGTCCCGAGAACAGCACGGAGACGCTGGCGATGGTCAATCCGGCGGCGAGCAGAGCGCGGCCCCAAAGGTCGCCGCCGCGCAAATATCGCGCTTCGATCCTGCAATGATTTGGCGTCTGACCCATCGCCGCCTCCGGGACTTGCAATGGAGGCAGACTACAACGATCGCTGCTTTCCGGGAACGGAAATCGGTCGCCCCGCGCTCCCTCAGCTCGCCCCTTCGAACTGCGCCAGCAGCGCGTCGCGCGCCTCGGCGATGCGGCGGTAGTCCTCCGCGCTGCCGCCGGCGTCGGGATGGGCGGTCTTGGCAAGGCGGCGGAAGGCGGATTTGATCTCGGCCGGCTCCAGCGCGCCTTCCAGAGGCAATTCCAGCGTCTCGCGATGCTCCTGATTGTCGTCCTCGTCGAAATTGAACATCTTCTGGAAGGCGGCGCGCTGCTTGCGGCCCTCTAAGCGCAGCTCGACCTGATCTTCCTTCCAGCGTTGGAGCGACATCACGAAGCAGGCGCCGAAAGCGATGCGGCCCTGCGTCTCCAATTCGTCCAGGCTGAACGGACCCACCACATCATAGGGCGATGCGAGACAGGCCATGCGGACGCCGTCGACGATCTCCACGCGGCCGATCGTGACCTTGTCGGATACGCCGAGCGAGCCGTTCCAGACGACCCAGTCCAATTGATCCGCCATTCGGTCCACTCTCGTGCCGTCGGGCGCCCCGTCGCTTTTGTGCGAAAGGGGCCGCCGTATTCGTACAATCTCAGGTTACATGCAGTTTCGAAGCCAATATCGCGCTGCAGCACGGTTTTGACGCGCCGTCCCCAGCCAAACGCCCGATTGGCGCTTGGCAAGCGGTAATTTCAAATTATTCTAAACAAGGGCGTTCCGACTGGCCGTCGGGACAGCGGGCGTCCCCATGAGAGTACATCCAAGGAGCTTTAGTCATGGCTACGCTCAAGGGCACCAAGACCGAACAGAATCTGAAGGATGCGTTTGCCGGCGAGTCTCAGGCGAACCGCCGCTATCTCTATTTCGCTCAAAAGGCCGATATCGAGGGCCATAATGACGTCGCGACCGTGTTTCGCTCCACCGCCGAGGGCGAGACGGGCCATGCCCATGGCCATCTCGAATTTCTCGAGGTGGTGGGCGACCCCGCGACCGGCCTGCCGATCGGCAAGACCGAGGACAATCTGAAGGCCGCCGTCGCCGGCGAGACGCATGAATATACGGATATGTATCCGGGCTTCGCGCGCTCGGCCCGCGAGGAAGGCTTCGAGGAGATCGCCGATTGGTTCGAGACGCTGGCCAAGGCCGAGCGCTCGCACGCCGGCCGCTTCCAGAAGGCGCTCGACGAGCTGAAGTAAGCGGGCATCGCGAGACGCCGGCCGTCATGGCCGGGCCTGTCCCGGCCATCCACGCCGAGGAGCCGAGAAAACCAAAAGAGAGCGCCCGCCATCGATT
The sequence above is a segment of the Methylosinus sp. PW1 genome. Coding sequences within it:
- a CDS encoding rubrerythrin family protein, giving the protein MATLKGTKTEQNLKDAFAGESQANRRYLYFAQKADIEGHNDVATVFRSTAEGETGHAHGHLEFLEVVGDPATGLPIGKTEDNLKAAVAGETHEYTDMYPGFARSAREEGFEEIADWFETLAKAERSHAGRFQKALDELK
- a CDS encoding molecular chaperone DnaJ: MADQLDWVVWNGSLGVSDKVTIGRVEIVDGVRMACLASPYDVVGPFSLDELETQGRIAFGACFVMSLQRWKEDQVELRLEGRKQRAAFQKMFNFDEDDNQEHRETLELPLEGALEPAEIKSAFRRLAKTAHPDAGGSAEDYRRIAEARDALLAQFEGAS